The sequence GACGCCGGTAGTGGTTTCGCCATACTGGAAGGGAACGGGAAAATCTTTTGGGCTGTAATACCCGAGCCGCCACACAGCCCGCCTGTTCGCCATGGAGGTCACGCCATCCCAGTAGGGGAAGGCGGCTTTGCGGAAGAACGCATGGAACTCGCCCTCATACATGGGCTCAGCGGCCAGTTGCAGCCCGTCCACGGGCTCCGAGCTGCATGTGTAGATGTCGACGGTGCCTTCGCGGACCATGATCAGTCCTCGCTTGGCCGGTACTTCCAGATGGCGGACCTTATTTCCACCGGGTTCGTAGATTGCCCGCAGCAGGTCGTGATAGAGACCCTGGCCGTCGAAGCTGGTGAATCCCTGCCAATACGGGGAAGCGCTCAGCACCTCCTCCGCGCGGATGGACACGGGAAGCAGAAGCATAATGAAGCTGGCAAGCAGCACTATATGCGGATTTCGGTGGCTGATCATGGACAATTCACCTATCGCACCCTGTCTTCATGAACAAGCACAATCTTGGGTTTTTCACGGTCAGAAGCCCCGGCGGACTTGCGTCCGTGGCCCGGACGTGTTTTGTCTTGCCTCGGGCCACAAGGAATGCACCGGCCTTTGCGGCCGGGCGAAAGGCAGGATCGCGTATTTTTCATCGTTCAATCCACAGCCAATTCACGGCGGGATGCCATGCAGGATATATTGGATAGATCACGACAAATAGTCTCACTTCTAGATTTGACTTCGCTGACCGGTGTCGAGACCGATGCCGCCATAAGGGCGCTTTGCGCCAGAGCGTCGGGACCCTGCGGCCAGGTCGCGGCGATCTGCGTGTTCGCCCGGCACCTGCCTCTGGCGAAGAGTTGCCTTGCCCGGCTTGGCGCGGAGAGGGTCGCGCTGGCCACGGTGGTGAATTTTCCCGAGGGCGAGCTGGACCCCACAGGCAGTGTGCACGAGATCGAAGCGGCGCTGGCCCTGGGGGCCATGGAAGTGGACCTCGTCTTTCCGTACCGGGCGTTTCTGAGCGGCCTCGAAGAGCGTGTGGGCGCGTACCTGGACGCCTGCCGCCGGGCCTGCCCGGTGCTTCTCAAGATCATTCTTGAAACGGGAGAGCTCGGGACCCGGGAGGCGATCAGGGCGGCCAGCCT is a genomic window of Desulfomicrobium baculatum DSM 4028 containing:
- a CDS encoding transporter substrate-binding domain-containing protein; amino-acid sequence: MISHRNPHIVLLASFIMLLLPVSIRAEEVLSASPYWQGFTSFDGQGLYHDLLRAIYEPGGNKVRHLEVPAKRGLIMVREGTVDIYTCSSEPVDGLQLAAEPMYEGEFHAFFRKAAFPYWDGVTSMANRRAVWRLGYYSPKDFPVPFQYGETTTGVEALERVVRGGADFYIDDRNLILESVESLKTPLDRNDFSIESIGFRQYFPVFSTSERGQKLRATFEQGMRSLANQGKLAPIYEKWNLPMPRAYQK
- the deoC gene encoding deoxyribose-phosphate aldolase, with amino-acid sequence MQDILDRSRQIVSLLDLTSLTGVETDAAIRALCARASGPCGQVAAICVFARHLPLAKSCLARLGAERVALATVVNFPEGELDPTGSVHEIEAALALGAMEVDLVFPYRAFLSGLEERVGAYLDACRRACPVLLKIILETGELGTREAIRAASLLAVERGADFLKTSTGKSAVHATPEAARIMLDVIAERGGTVGFKASGGLRTMDDALVYLRLAEEIMGRDWISPRTLRFGASSLLDDVLARAVAERR